The Desulfobacterales bacterium genome includes the window CTTCTTCAAATCTCATCTTCCGAATCTCCTGTCGCAATTCTGTCGGCTTCATATGCACCTCCATAGGTACATATAAAACCGGACAAATCATGTGCTACAAGTCCGGACAATTCATTTGTTCGTAACATTTTTTATCTTTTTTATTGACAAGCCCCTATCAGACATGTAAAAGACAGGACTCTCACGCGGGCCGTTAACTCAGTCGGCAGAGTATCTGCCTTTTAAGCAGAGAGTCGTTGGTTCGAGTCCAACACGGCCCACCACATATTTTATGCAGGCTCTCGTCCCCATCGTCTAGCCTGGTCCAGGACACCGGCCTTTCACGCCGGCAACAGGGGTTCAAATCCCCTTGGGGACGCCATAATAAAAAGAAGGAGTTAGCCGCTTTGGTTGACTCCTTCTTCGTTTTCCGGGGTACCGCTGCCGGGTACCGGGAATAAATTCTTGGTTGTGAGAGCGTCCGCAACGTCCTGCATATCGTCGTTAATATTTTGGATGTAAATCTCTGTCGTCCTGACGTTTTGGTGGCGAAGGAAGCGTCGGATCGCGTTGGTTGACTTTCCGGCATCGGCCAAGCATGAGGCACAGAATCTGCGAAGGGCATGGAATCCGTACTGCTTGACGCCTGCTCGCTTACAGAGGCCCGCCATAAACCGCCTGCGCTCCTTATATTGTTTGCCATAGTGTGGGCCTGGCTGATCATCCGTAAACACCCACGGACTGTCTTTGATCGGCCGGTTTTGCCACCACCACCACAGTTCATCGTAGAGTTCATCTGACATCGGAAACCATTCGTGCCGCATTGATCCATCGCGGGTTTTCCGGGTGCCCAGTCGATACTGTCGCTTTTCGAAATTGATATCATCGATCCAGTTCCATCTGTAGAGTTCGGACCGACGCGCGCCGGTCTGGATGTAGGCATATAACAGCACACGTTCTTTCCTGGTCGCCACCAACAGGACCTGTAGGACATCCTGCGATGGCGGCGTGTATTGGTTTGCTCGGTCGTGGGCATAGCGTTCCGTCAACGTAAAGGGATTTTGCTCCACCCCCCAGGTTAAAACACCCTTCTGCCACATAACCATGAGGTTCTTTCGGTCCTTGTTCGAGGCGTTGGCTGATCGCTCCTCTTTCTGGTCCAAGAGAAACGACTCGGCCATCTCTGTCGAGATGTCGTCCACAAATGTTTCCGGGCCCCAGATTTTCATGATTCTTTTGCATACGTTTTTCTTCTCGTCATAGACCTTTTTGGTGTATCGTTCGGCGTAGATAAGGTATTTGCTACAAAAACTCAGTAAGTCCAGCCCGGCGCGCTGCCTCTTCTCGGCTTTCTTCAGCGCCTTCTTTTGCTGAATCTCCCAGTCTACGGCGTCCCTCCTTAAAG containing:
- a CDS encoding tyrosine-type recombinase/integrase, whose product is MPYKDGKGWRAVVKKDGKRIAQRLFALRRDAVDWEIQQKKALKKAEKRQRAGLDLLSFCSKYLIYAERYTKKVYDEKKNVCKRIMKIWGPETFVDDISTEMAESFLLDQKEERSANASNKDRKNLMVMWQKGVLTWGVEQNPFTLTERYAHDRANQYTPPSQDVLQVLLVATRKERVLLYAYIQTGARRSELYRWNWIDDINFEKRQYRLGTRKTRDGSMRHEWFPMSDELYDELWWWWQNRPIKDSPWVFTDDQPGPHYGKQYKERRRFMAGLCKRAGVKQYGFHALRRFCASCLADAGKSTNAIRRFLRHQNVRTTEIYIQNINDDMQDVADALTTKNLFPVPGSGTPENEEGVNQSG